One Natator depressus isolate rNatDep1 chromosome 3, rNatDep2.hap1, whole genome shotgun sequence DNA segment encodes these proteins:
- the LOC141984515 gene encoding trace amine-associated receptor 2-like, with amino-acid sequence MYLSMTGAIFITIFGNLAIIISISYFKQLHSPTNFLILSMAITDFLLGFTIMPYSMVRSVENCWYFGITFCKVHYSFDLMLCVTSIFHLCSIAVDRFYAICYPLHYSSKITISVIKRMLAVCWSIPAAFAFGVVFSEAYASGIEGYQILVACSSSCPVMFNKLWGTVLFTVGFFTPGCVMIGIYVKIFLVSKKHARVMSSMPENANREKPNQLSKNKDRKAAKTLSIVMGVFLICWFPCFFTILIDPFLNFSTPAMLFDALTWCGYFNSTCNPLIYGFFYPWFRKALRYLLGKIFQTHFCTASLFPENQ; translated from the coding sequence ATGTATTTGTCCATGACTGGAGCCATCTTCATCACCATCTTCGGGAATCTAGCCATAATCATTTCAATCTCCTATTTCAAACAGCTTCACTCTCCAACCAACTTCTTGATTCTGTCCATGGCTATTACAGACTTTCTTCTGGGATTCACCATTATGCCCTACAGCATGGTCAGATCTGTGGAGAACTGCTGGTACTTTGGGATCACTTTCTGCAAAGTCCACTATAGTTTTGATCTGATGCTCTGTGTAACTTCTATCTTCCATCTTTGTTCCATTGCTGTTGATCGCTTTTATGCTATCTGTTACCCACTGCATTATTCTAGCAAAATAACCATCTCTGTGATAAAGCGAATGCTAGCAGTTTGTTGGTCAATACCAGCTGCTTTTGCTTTCGGAGTGGTTTTCTCAGAAGCATATGCTTCTGGAATAGAGGGGTATCAGATTTTAGTTGCATGCTCTAGTTCTTGTCCAGTTATGTTTAATAAATTATGGGGAACAGTTTTGTTCACAGTTGGCTTCTTTACTCCTGGCTGTGTTATGATAGGAATTTATGTCAAAATTTTTTTAGTATCCAAAAAGCATGCACGTGTTATGAGCAGCATGCCTGAAAATGCAAATCGTGAAAAGCCAAATCAACTTTCCAAGAATAAAGACAGGAAGGCGGCTAAGACACTAAGTATAGTCATGGGGGTGTTCCTGATATGCTGGTTTCCATGTTTCTTCACAATTTTAATTGACCCATTTTTAAATTTCTCTACTCCTGCAATGTTGTTCGATGCCTTAACGTGGTGTGGCTATTTTAACTCTACCTGTAATCCATTAATATATGGTTTTTTCTACCCATGGTTTCGAAAAGCACTGAGATACTTATTAGGTAAAATATTCCAGACACACTTCTGTACAGCTAGTCTGTTTCCTGAAAATCAATAA